The Gordonia mangrovi genome includes the window CGGATGCAGTTCGACTCGCGGATGGCCTCCAGGTACGCCGGTCCGTCGGCAGCCAGGCTCTTGAGATCGAGGCCGGCGCAGAATGCCGGGTCGGCGCCGGTCAGCACGATGACCCGCACGGCGTTGTCCGCGTCGAGTCGGCGCAGCGCAGAACTCAGGCCGTGCGCCAGATCCGGGCTCAGCGCGTTGCGTGCCTGCGGCCGGTTGAGAGTCACGAGTGCGACGCCGTCGCGTACATCCACCAGAAGCGTTTCGGTCACCGCAGTGACACTACGCGCGCAACCACGGCCGATACCTGCGATTGGTCTCGACGATCCCCTCGCCATCGATCGCTCGATCGTCCACGATCACTGCCCCGACCGTGGGTCACTCCGACCCTCCCACATGATCGGGTCTTCCTGCGGCAAGGGCAGATCCAGGCCGAGCTCGGCCATGTGCGGGAGGATGCGGTCGATCACCGAGTTGAGGTGCGCCAGATCGTCGGCGTCCAGCGCGTCGAAGATCAGTCGGTGCGCCTCGTCGCCATGCTTCGGCGCCGCCGCCTGCACGAGATCCATGCCGGCATCGGTGAGCATCACCGACACCGCGCGGCGGTCATTGCCGGTGGGCGACTTGATCCGGCGGACCCACCCGCGGCGCTCCATCGCGGTCACGGAGTGCGACAACCGACTCTGCTCGCTCTGCGCGAGCACCACCAGGCGCCGCATGCCGATGGTC containing:
- a CDS encoding MarR family winged helix-turn-helix transcriptional regulator is translated as MALTPDEQRAFRGFLTLSTLLDDALDVQLRRDSGLTHSQYIILFRLSEAPDRTIGMRRLVVLAQSEQSRLSHSVTAMERRGWVRRIKSPTGNDRRAVSVMLTDAGMDLVQAAAPKHGDEAHRLIFDALDADDLAHLNSVIDRILPHMAELGLDLPLPQEDPIMWEGRSDPRSGQ